From Atribacteraceae bacterium, one genomic window encodes:
- a CDS encoding homocysteine biosynthesis protein: MGETLRTYEEINEKVKRGKAVVVTAEEAIGLVRQKGLERVAREVDVVTSGTFGIMCSSGAFLNVGHTKPRMKISEAFLNGVAAYGGLAAVDLYIGATQPAKDDPLNKVHPGEFKYGGAHVIADLVAGKDVHLEAFGYGTDCYPRRTLSTWIALKDLNQAYLYNPRNAYQNYNVAVNCSDRTLFTYMGVLLPNLGNAGFSSAGQLSPLLKDPYYRIIGIGTRIFLGGGTGYVSWQGTQHNPGVKRNEKGVPLSGAGTLAVAGDMKGMHSDWLWGVSLRGYGCSLALGIGVPIPVLDEETLNHCAIADEDILAPVIDYSDAYPNGTGEMLGYVSYAQLRTGRFTLAGKEIAASPLSSYSKAREIANILKSWIQAGSFQLSRPVALLPGPESGVIFRNLTERPANHHQTAIRR, encoded by the coding sequence TTGGGGGAAACATTGCGTACATATGAGGAAATCAACGAAAAGGTCAAACGGGGAAAGGCGGTGGTGGTCACCGCCGAAGAAGCGATCGGCCTGGTTCGGCAGAAAGGATTGGAGCGGGTAGCCAGAGAGGTTGACGTCGTCACCAGTGGGACATTTGGAATTATGTGTTCTTCCGGTGCCTTTTTGAATGTCGGTCATACCAAGCCGCGCATGAAAATCAGCGAAGCCTTCTTGAACGGTGTGGCGGCCTATGGAGGTCTGGCCGCGGTTGACCTCTATATCGGGGCGACTCAGCCGGCCAAAGACGATCCACTGAACAAGGTCCACCCCGGAGAGTTTAAATATGGTGGTGCACACGTCATTGCCGATCTGGTGGCCGGAAAAGACGTTCACCTGGAAGCCTTTGGATATGGCACGGATTGCTACCCCCGCCGGACATTGTCAACCTGGATTGCCCTGAAAGATTTAAACCAAGCCTATCTTTACAATCCTCGTAATGCCTATCAAAATTACAATGTAGCGGTCAACTGTTCTGACCGGACGCTCTTTACCTATATGGGTGTATTGCTTCCCAACCTGGGCAATGCCGGGTTTTCTTCGGCCGGACAACTCAGTCCCCTTCTCAAGGATCCATATTACCGAATCATTGGGATTGGGACGAGAATTTTCCTCGGAGGGGGGACTGGCTATGTCAGCTGGCAGGGAACTCAGCACAATCCGGGAGTGAAAAGAAATGAAAAGGGTGTTCCGTTGAGCGGAGCGGGAACACTCGCGGTGGCGGGAGATATGAAAGGCATGCATTCTGACTGGCTGTGGGGGGTCAGCCTGCGGGGTTATGGCTGTTCGCTGGCCCTGGGTATAGGCGTTCCGATCCCGGTCCTGGACGAAGAAACGTTAAACCATTGCGCCATCGCCGATGAGGATATCCTGGCGCCGGTGATCGATTACAGCGACGCATATCCCAATGGGACCGGTGAAATGCTTGGCTATGTCAGCTATGCTCAACTCAGGACCGGCCGGTTTACCCTGGCCGGCAAGGAAATAGCCGCATCCCCCTTGTCGAGCTATAGCAAAGCCCGTGAGATAGCCAATATCCTGAAATCATGGATACAGGCAGGGTCGTTTCAGCTCAGCCGACCGGTTGCCTTACTGCCTGGACCTGAATCCGGCGTAATTTTTCGTAATCTGACGGAACGGCCGGCCAATCATCATCAGACGGCGATCAGGAGGTGA
- a CDS encoding polysaccharide deacetylase family protein: MRRYSSAFGFILFFLGIILTDWWPGEPVRALVVDESKVYGYNRTRLIWNQARSRKMVTLTFDDGPNRQTDEILRILDRYRVRATFFLIGSQVSRHASLVSRIVQAGHDLGNHTYLHLCVSGATLEELERDIERAEKAIVNVSGRIPLYFRPPGGVITETVKEASGRRGYSIMLWDVDSRDWALRGESAVIVENVLQQTRPGSVILLHDLPQTVEALPLIIEGLLNQGYSIVPASELFRY; this comes from the coding sequence GTGAGAAGATACTCGTCTGCTTTCGGGTTTATCCTGTTCTTCCTGGGAATCATCTTGACCGATTGGTGGCCCGGGGAACCCGTCCGGGCTCTGGTCGTTGATGAGAGCAAAGTCTACGGATATAACAGAACCCGCTTGATCTGGAACCAGGCTCGTTCGAGAAAAATGGTAACCTTGACCTTCGACGACGGGCCCAACCGGCAGACAGATGAGATTCTTCGGATACTTGACCGGTATCGGGTCCGGGCGACTTTTTTCCTGATTGGAAGCCAGGTGTCCCGGCATGCCAGTCTAGTGTCGAGAATAGTCCAGGCCGGGCACGACTTAGGGAATCATACCTATTTACATCTCTGTGTCTCTGGAGCAACCCTCGAAGAACTGGAGCGGGATATTGAACGGGCTGAAAAAGCGATTGTGAATGTCAGCGGCAGGATTCCTCTTTACTTTCGACCACCGGGAGGAGTGATCACTGAAACGGTGAAAGAGGCCAGCGGCCGGAGGGGGTACAGTATCATGCTCTGGGACGTGGATTCTCGTGATTGGGCATTACGGGGAGAGAGCGCTGTAATCGTAGAAAATGTTTTGCAACAGACCCGGCCCGGTTCGGTCATTCTTCTTCACGATCTTCCCCAGACCGTGGAAGCGCTCCCTCTGATTATCGAAGGACTTCTCAATCAGGGCTACAGTATAGTCCCGGCCTCCGAACTCTTTCGTTATTGA
- the trxA gene encoding thioredoxin, producing MAGLVHELGQEDFEREVLQSDSPVLVDFWASWCMPCRMMAPVLEEVAQEWAGKVKVCKLNTDEVSEIAGRYGISAIPTLIIFQGGQERDRIVGYVPKTTIEGKIKTLTKT from the coding sequence ATGGCTGGATTGGTTCATGAACTGGGTCAAGAGGATTTTGAACGGGAAGTACTGCAATCGGACTCTCCGGTCCTGGTCGATTTTTGGGCCTCCTGGTGTATGCCCTGCCGGATGATGGCCCCGGTCCTGGAAGAGGTGGCCCAAGAGTGGGCTGGCAAAGTCAAGGTCTGCAAACTCAACACCGATGAGGTTTCGGAGATAGCCGGACGTTATGGGATTAGCGCTATACCGACCCTCATAATTTTCCAGGGAGGCCAGGAACGAGACCGGATCGTAGGATATGTGCCGAAGACGACGATCGAGGGGAAAATTAAAACGCTGACTAAGACGTGA
- the plsY gene encoding glycerol-3-phosphate 1-O-acyltransferase PlsY — translation MSAWWVLPVNYLIGSLPFGLLLGWLVRGVDIRKYGSGNIGATNLFRVAGFAPGVLSGVCDALKGFVGAYLATRFVPDPYLWLAAVLLIVVGHNWSCFLGFKGGKGVATTLGVVFYLSWPTGIICFLSWILTVAVSRYSSLGSLMGAILMPVFLYVFQEKSTAIWWGILTGGLVFLRHKENLRRLYQGKELKIGQKGESE, via the coding sequence ATGTCGGCCTGGTGGGTTTTACCGGTTAACTACCTGATAGGGTCCCTACCTTTTGGGCTTCTTCTCGGCTGGCTGGTCCGGGGCGTGGATATCAGAAAATATGGGAGCGGAAATATTGGAGCCACAAATCTTTTCCGGGTTGCCGGCTTCGCTCCCGGTGTACTTTCCGGAGTCTGTGACGCCCTGAAAGGTTTTGTTGGGGCCTATCTTGCAACTCGTTTTGTTCCCGACCCGTATCTGTGGCTGGCGGCGGTTTTGCTTATCGTTGTGGGTCATAATTGGTCGTGTTTTCTTGGTTTCAAGGGGGGGAAAGGGGTTGCGACAACCCTGGGAGTGGTTTTTTATCTCTCTTGGCCGACGGGAATCATCTGTTTTCTGAGCTGGATTCTGACCGTTGCCGTCAGCCGATATTCATCCTTGGGCTCATTGATGGGGGCCATCCTTATGCCGGTGTTCCTGTACGTGTTCCAGGAAAAATCCACAGCGATTTGGTGGGGAATATTGACCGGAGGACTTGTGTTTCTCAGGCACAAGGAAAACCTGAGGCGATTGTACCAGGGCAAGGAACTCAAGATTGGACAAAAAGGGGAGAGTGAATAA
- the fabF gene encoding beta-ketoacyl-ACP synthase II, with translation MNRNVVVTGIGIISPVGLGKDEFWTSLVEGRSGIDRIRNFDPSAFDTQIAGEVKGFRAEDFLTRKDARRMDRFSQFAVCSSRMAVSDAALVLDDMDRNRAGAILGSGIGGINTFEEQHRVLLERDPQKVSPFFIPMMIVNMGAANVALQLGLKGPNGCVSTACEASTSAIGQAFRIIQRGDADVMVAVGSEASITPLALAGFCAMKALSTKNDEPQRASRPFDAGRDGFIMSEGAAALILEEEEFARMRGAKAYCRVTGYASTCDAFHITAPDPEGLGAARAMILALLDAGIRPEDVDYINAHGTSTPLNDRMETMAIKKTFGKWADRLHVSSTKSMTGHLLGAGGALEAAATIFAIYHGIIPPTINLEDQDPECDLNYTPLRAVKLRIRNALSNSFGFGGHNGTLIFRRCEA, from the coding sequence TTGAATCGAAATGTTGTAGTGACCGGGATAGGTATTATCAGTCCCGTCGGTCTGGGGAAGGATGAATTTTGGACATCCCTGGTGGAAGGGCGGTCCGGCATCGATCGGATAAGAAACTTTGATCCCTCGGCGTTCGATACGCAAATCGCTGGTGAAGTGAAAGGTTTTCGGGCGGAAGACTTCCTTACCCGCAAGGATGCGCGCCGGATGGACCGGTTTTCCCAGTTTGCCGTCTGTTCGTCACGTATGGCGGTAAGTGACGCCGCTTTGGTGCTTGATGATATGGACCGGAATCGGGCTGGGGCCATCCTGGGATCCGGAATCGGTGGGATCAATACCTTTGAAGAACAGCATCGGGTTTTACTGGAAAGAGACCCCCAGAAGGTAAGTCCTTTTTTTATCCCGATGATGATCGTCAACATGGGAGCGGCCAATGTGGCGCTGCAACTCGGCTTGAAGGGACCAAACGGTTGTGTCTCAACCGCCTGTGAAGCTTCGACGAGTGCGATTGGTCAGGCTTTTCGTATCATTCAACGGGGAGACGCCGATGTGATGGTGGCGGTCGGCTCGGAAGCATCCATTACTCCTCTGGCCTTGGCTGGTTTTTGCGCCATGAAAGCCCTTTCCACTAAAAACGACGAACCCCAAAGAGCATCCCGCCCCTTTGACGCCGGCCGGGACGGATTTATTATGTCTGAGGGAGCGGCTGCGCTCATTCTCGAAGAAGAAGAATTTGCCCGTATGAGGGGCGCAAAGGCGTATTGCCGGGTCACCGGGTATGCCTCAACCTGTGATGCGTTCCATATTACCGCACCCGATCCGGAAGGGCTTGGTGCCGCACGAGCCATGATCCTCGCTCTCCTGGATGCCGGGATCAGACCTGAGGACGTGGATTATATCAATGCCCATGGGACTTCAACGCCGCTCAATGACCGAATGGAAACCATGGCCATCAAAAAAACATTCGGGAAATGGGCTGACCGCCTGCATGTTTCGTCGACGAAATCGATGACCGGACATCTCCTGGGAGCGGGAGGTGCCCTCGAGGCGGCGGCCACCATTTTCGCAATCTACCACGGGATCATTCCTCCCACGATCAACCTTGAGGACCAGGATCCCGAATGTGATTTGAATTATACGCCACTTCGAGCGGTGAAACTCCGGATCCGCAATGCCCTGTCCAATTCCTTCGGTTTCGGCGGACATAACGGAACCCTGATTTTTCGCCGATGCGAGGCCTGA